The Sinomicrobium kalidii region CTGCACTTCTTTTTCTCGTTTCGGAATTCTCAATTTTTTGTTTGCTCCCCTTAAAATCCCATAAATCTGAAAACCAGATATTTCTTTCTTCCCAAAAGAACGAGCTTTCTCTTCTTCTTACTTTATCCGCTTCCGTATTAAACTTTCTTTTCCCTCCTTTTCTGAAAACAAGAATCCACTCATGCTCTAACGTAACATAAGCCCCCGATGGCAACATTCCCGACCCCATAAACTTGTTTGGTGCGTTGGTTTGTTTTCTCCAGATAATATTGGGGAGATTCGGTACTCCCAGTTTTTGAAATGCATTTATAATTCTTGCGTGATTGGGATAGAGGGCAAACTCATTATTTATCGTCCTTGTGGCGTCTCCGATGTTAATGCAGGCAAAACCTCCGGGCATTAGCACTCTTTCCACCTCTGCCCATACTTTGTCCAGCTCTGAATGCATCTGTTCGAACCCTTCGGCTCCTTTACCGCAATCAAGCGATGTCCGAATTTCAGGATTTTGTCTGGCCATTACATCATCCCACATTTCAATCATGGGATATGGTGGTGAGGTAACAACAAGAGCTATGGAATTGTCTTCTACCTGCTCCATTTTTTGAGCAGCCCCGATAATTACCCTATGATTTGTTGATTCTGATTTCATTTCACAAACTTATTAAAATCCACACACTATTTTATTGATATCAATCCGTTTTTTAGTCCGGTCAAATAACAAAATGCTGGCTTGTATGTATATGTTGCATGAATAACAGGCTAATATGTGCTGCTCATTACTGAAGTTTTTTCAAAATGGTATAAAGGTTTTAATCTTCTTTTTTTATGGTTTTACGGGAATCCGTATGTTGTTTTAATGGCTTTTCTCTTTCTTTGAGGATGAAACAAATTCATCTCATTAATTTTTAATACATTTAAACTGGAGTAATTTTGCTTTAATTTGTTTGTAAAAACAAAATCTACCCGGATGGCTGATGTACACGATAAAAAGACCCGGAGTTATAATATGAGCCGGATCAAAGGGAAAGATACTAAACCGGAAATCCTGGTGAGGAAATATTTATTTTCTCTGGGGTTCAGATATCGTTTACACGATAAAAATTTTCCCGGAAAGCCCGATCTGGTTTTTCCGAAATACAGAAAAGTTGTTTTTATACACGGATGTTACTGGCACGGTCATGAAGATTGTAAATATTTTGTCCCGCCCAAAACAAAAACGGAATGGTGGTTAAATAAAATCGGTAACAATAAAAAAAGAGATGAACAAAACATTTCCCGGATCAGGGACATGGGGTGGCTCCCCATCATTATTTGGGAATGTGAACTAAAACCCGGTAAACGGGACAAAACATTTGAAAATTTAGTCGAAGAGCTGAAAAAACAATGAGCACCATCAGATACATTGATTTATTTGCCGGAGCCGGGGGCTTATCGGAGGGCTTTCACAGACAGGGATTTAAACCTGTTGCTCATGTGGAATTTGATAAAGCAGCCTGTTTTACTTTAAAAACGAGAGTTGCATATCACTATTTATCTGAGTCCGGACAGGAAGAC contains the following coding sequences:
- a CDS encoding DNA-methyltransferase, translated to MKSESTNHRVIIGAAQKMEQVEDNSIALVVTSPPYPMIEMWDDVMARQNPEIRTSLDCGKGAEGFEQMHSELDKVWAEVERVLMPGGFACINIGDATRTINNEFALYPNHARIINAFQKLGVPNLPNIIWRKQTNAPNKFMGSGMLPSGAYVTLEHEWILVFRKGGKRKFNTEADKVRRRESSFFWEERNIWFSDLWDFKGSKQKIENSETRKRSAAFPFELPYRLINMYSVQGDTVLDPFLGTGTTSLAAIASNRNSVGYEIDPMFQKIITDNITSAPADFYNAIIRNRIEKHMDFINERNADAKKGEIKHSNENLRLPVMTKQETGIRFRLVEQIYPKDDLSFMADYVTAAPVDTSILDKKKLDSTVGVV
- a CDS encoding very short patch repair endonuclease, whose protein sequence is MADVHDKKTRSYNMSRIKGKDTKPEILVRKYLFSLGFRYRLHDKNFPGKPDLVFPKYRKVVFIHGCYWHGHEDCKYFVPPKTKTEWWLNKIGNNKKRDEQNISRIRDMGWLPIIIWECELKPGKRDKTFENLVEELKKQ